The Longimicrobiaceae bacterium sequence GCTCCCGACCCGGGGGGCCGTCTCACCCGCCGTGAGAGGATCGCCTGTGCCGTCGAGCCGCACCCCTTCCAGCAGGACCCTGGCCCACGCCTCACCACCGCGCCCTGGCGTGTCCTTCAGCACCGGTGCGTCGAGCGGAAGGAGGGTGAGCGAGCCCCCCTCCGTCCACTCCCCGTAGAACCAGTCGCGCACCCGGGCGGCGGCGCTCGAATCCTGCACCACCACCGCCTGGAGGAGGGGCCCCAGGTACTGCTCGACCCGCTCGGGATCCACGTCGTCGCCGATCGCCGCGGGGAGGAAGTCGGCGAGTGGGCCGAGTACCCCTCCGGCACGTCCGAAGCGGCTCATTGCTCCGGCCACGGCGGGGGCGAAGCCCTCGTAGCTCTGCTCGAGCGCTTCGCGCGCGCCTACCTGCGAGGCGAGGTGCGACAGCCTGTCCTGCGCCTCGCGGAGGCGCTCACGGATATCGCGCTCCTGCTCGCGGATCGTCTCGATCTCCGCTCGGGCCTGCTCCACCCGCTGTACACTCTGCCGCAGCTGGCTGCGCACCTCGTCGGCCCGCGCCCCGAACAGCTCACCCTGCTGCTCCAGCGCGGCGAGCTCTGCGGCGAGCTTTGCCTCCCGCTCGGTGACCTCGGCGGCGAGCTCCTCCGCCTCCCGCTTCCGCCGCAGGGTGCCCGCGCGCTCTCCATCGAGCTCGGCGATCTCGCGGGCAAGCTCCCGTGCGCGCGCCGACGCGCTCTCCGCCGCGGCGCGCTCGGCGGCCACGGCGCTCCGCAGCGACTGGTTTCGCTCGGCACGCTCCTCGAGCTGGTCACGCAGCGTCTGGAGGACGGCGGCGTGCCTGTCGATCTCCTCACGTGCCCGCTCCGCCTCGCGGGCGAGCGAAGCCTCGCGTCCAGAGAGGTCGCCCCGCTCCCGGATCAGCTCCTGGATACGCAGCTCCGCGTGTGCGCGTCTCTCGTTGGCGACCAGCAGCTCCCTCTCCCGAGAATCCAGCCGCGAGCGGATCTCCTCCAGCCGCCTGCCCGCCTCCATCCGCTGGCGCCCGACCTCCGTGGCCTCCATCCGAGTTGCCTCCGCCGCACCCTCGGCCTCGCGACGTTCGCTGGCGGCCGTCATCTCCTCGCGCTCCAGCTCCCGCCGTCGCGCTTCGGCGGCCTCCAGCTCGCCGGAGAGGCCCTCGAGCTCGGCGATCGCAACCGCCACCTCGAGGTCCAGGCGGCGCATCCGCATCTCCTCGTAGCGCTCGGCGCGCCGGCGCTGCCGGGCCAGGCTCCGCACCTTCGACTCCACCTCGGCGATCAGGTCCTGCAGCCGGGCGAGGTCGGCCTCCGCCGCCTCCAGTCGCCGTGTCGCCGCCTGTCGACTGTCCTTGTAACGGCCGATTCCGGCGGCTTCCTCGAAGAGCAGCCGCCTCTCCTCCGCGCGGTCGCTGAGGAGAGTCTCGATCATGCCCGCCTCGATCACCGCGTAGGCGTTGGAGCCGAGGCCGGTGTCGCGTAGCAGGTTGTGGATGTCGCGCAGGCGGCAGGCGTTGCGGTTCAGCGAGTACTCGCTTCCGCCTTCGCGGAACACCTTACGGGAGACTTCGATCTCCGAGTGCGGGAGGGCCACACGCCCCCGATCGTTCTCGAAGAGCAGGCCCACCTCGGCGTGGTGGAGCGGCCGGCGGCGGGTGGTCCCCTGGAAGATTACCTCCTCCATCTTGGCGCCGCGGATGGCGCTCGCCCGCTGCTCGCCCAGCACCCAGCGGATGGCGTCGGCAATGTTCGACTTGCCGCAGCCGTTCGAGCCGACGATCGCGGTGACGCCCGGACGGAACTCGAGAACCGTCCGGTCGGCGAACGACTTGAATCCCTGGAGCCGGAGGGACTTCAACCTCATAGCTCAGGGGAGGCGGGGGAACCGAAGCGCGGGGTGAGACGGGGATTCAGCCCGACCACGCGTAGCTGCTCGGACAGTGTCCCGGCGGCGGCTGAATCGGGGAAAGCACCGGCGTAGATGTACCACCGCAGCCCCCCATCGGTGTAGGGGACGGCCAGGGGGTAGGCGGGTACCTGGCGGGTGAGGAGCGAGTCCACCGCCGCGTTCGCGGCGCCTCGGGTGTCCATCTCCCCGAGCAGCAGGGCGTACCGCAGCTCCTGGACGAGGCTCCAGTCGCCCGCCGCCTGCTGTGCATCGATGGCGCCGCTCGCGACCAGCACGTCCCGGGTCTCGGCGGCCGCATCGGCGCTGGGGAGAGCTCCCGCCATCACCTTGTAGTAGGTGACTCCCTGTACATCCTCAGGGGTGATGTAATACAGCACTCCGGGGAGCTGAGCGCGCAGCTCCCGCAGGCGATCGTAGGCCTCCTGGAAGGAGCCGTAGGCAACGACCCGGACGGAATAGGGCAACGGCTCGCCCAGAGGACGCGGCACCTCGCGAGCGCGAATGGGGGCGGGCGAGCCCTGGGCGGTTTCCGCCGGTGCGGTGGCCCAGGGCAGAAGGTCGGGCCGGACCGTGGCGACGACGTATCCGATGGCCGTGATCACCGCCGCCGCGAGAAGCAGCCACAGCAGCATCACCCCGATGCGATGACCCGGGTGCGGGACCCGCGGCGGAGGCGGAGGGAGATGAACTTCCTCAGCTTCCGCCTCGACCTGCTGGCTGCGGGGCAGATCGGCCTCCTCGACAGGCGCCGAAACCGCGTCCGCTTCCGCGAAAGACGTCTCCTCCTGGGGCATCTCCTCGCTCTCCATCGCGGCAGCCGCAGCTACCGTCTCTCCGCGGGGCGGCACGAGCACCCCGTGAACCGTCGCACCTCCCAACGTCAGCGAAGCCACCTGGTCGGGATCGCGCGGCATTCCGAGCAATAACGCCTGGTCCACCCGGGTGGCGAGCGCTTCCAGATCGCCCATGCCCGCGGGAGCGAAGATCACCAGCGTAGCCCGCGAGTGTTTGAAGCCGTCAATCAGCTTGGACCAGCGGGGGTTTCGAAAGACTGCCTCGACGTCAGGAGTGTAGGTGCCGGTGGGGATGAACTTGAATTCGCGTCCGGGAACGTCGCGCGTACATCGAGCCATCGACGCCCCGTACAGGAAGAGATCCACCACCCCCTCGAGCCCGTCCCCACCCAGCTCCACCTGGAGCACGGGGCTCTCCAGATGGAAATCGGCAAGGACCACCTTGCGCCCCGTCGAAGCCCAGGCGTCGCTCAGCTCGATCGCCGTGCGCGCCGCCCAGTCCTGATCCACGTCTCCGACCAGCAGCAATACCACCGAGGGCAGCTCCCCGGAGACAAACGGCGGCCCGGCATCGCCCGCCGGGTCGTAGACAATCGGCGGCGGCAGGTCGGCGGGATCCGTCCACCTGGATGATTCGGGATCGTTCATCAGCGCTCGATGGTGAATTGGGCGCTGCAACTTACCGGTCGCCCGAGGCGAGCGGCAAGCGTTTCAGCGGGATTGCGGCAGGCCTGCCGGTGTCGTCGGCGCCGTCAGAGCGCCAGGACGTCAACCGGAGGCGAGGTCAGGAGGCAGTGCGCGGCTCGAGCACGTGCAGCGGAGCATCGCCCCAGAGGCGCTCGAGCTGGTAGAACTCGCGGGCCGCCGGGTGGAAGACATGGACCACGAAGTCGACGTAATCCACCAACACCCAGCGTCCGCCTCGCATTCCCTCGACCCCGGCCGGCCTCACGCCCTCCTTCTTCAACTCATCGACGAGGTGATCGGCGATGGAGGTCACGTGCGTGTCGGACCGGCCGCTGGCGATGAGAAAGTAGTCGGTGGCCGAGGAGATGTTGCGCAGGTCGATGAGGTTCACGTCGACGGCCTTGCGATCGAACAGCAGGTCGATGGCGCGTGAGAGTTCCTGCGGTATGTCCGGCAAACTGGTAGAGCTCATCGCGTTACGTTGTGATCGACGGGATCG is a genomic window containing:
- the rsfS gene encoding ribosome silencing factor, which produces MSSTSLPDIPQELSRAIDLLFDRKAVDVNLIDLRNISSATDYFLIASGRSDTHVTSIADHLVDELKKEGVRPAGVEGMRGGRWVLVDYVDFVVHVFHPAAREFYQLERLWGDAPLHVLEPRTAS
- a CDS encoding AAA family ATPase, which gives rise to MRLKSLRLQGFKSFADRTVLEFRPGVTAIVGSNGCGKSNIADAIRWVLGEQRASAIRGAKMEEVIFQGTTRRRPLHHAEVGLLFENDRGRVALPHSEIEVSRKVFREGGSEYSLNRNACRLRDIHNLLRDTGLGSNAYAVIEAGMIETLLSDRAEERRLLFEEAAGIGRYKDSRQAATRRLEAAEADLARLQDLIAEVESKVRSLARQRRRAERYEEMRMRRLDLEVAVAIAELEGLSGELEAAEARRRELEREEMTAASERREAEGAAEATRMEATEVGRQRMEAGRRLEEIRSRLDSRERELLVANERRAHAELRIQELIRERGDLSGREASLAREAERAREEIDRHAAVLQTLRDQLEERAERNQSLRSAVAAERAAAESASARARELAREIAELDGERAGTLRRKREAEELAAEVTEREAKLAAELAALEQQGELFGARADEVRSQLRQSVQRVEQARAEIETIREQERDIRERLREAQDRLSHLASQVGAREALEQSYEGFAPAVAGAMSRFGRAGGVLGPLADFLPAAIGDDVDPERVEQYLGPLLQAVVVQDSSAAARVRDWFYGEWTEGGSLTLLPLDAPVLKDTPGRGGEAWARVLLEGVRLDGTGDPLTAGETAPRVGSQGEVVDARGMIRLVARSGGEGILARRETLARMRRELVQLEVEQEAIATARDELRRTLAAAEERAAATEEERRRLEEELKRLELDSASHSHHLGRLREDRERAAESLAGLRGSAASAAEHLAGLDAHMQLLTDEAAGAAEAEKIARERLAELEESWEEARDQESELRVAVARAEAELREAERRRDAAEQGSTAAAARQQAIEREVAELRESLEQLGGVSGEAGAEIERLFADRDREAALVSSLDARLSELEAALQSANEAARAAQKRETAAAEERHRLELRLAELRSRAERSVERLEVEWGRPWDALVESAREIEEGGVEEWRQELREIAEQLESLGPVNSLAVQEHEEESERLAFLHQQRDDLIAARDDLIAAIRQINRTAREVFMETFTAVRENFDRVFQSLFQGGQCDVWLSDPDDPLESTVEIQASPRGKRTQRIHLLSGGERTLTALALLFALYLVKPSPFCVLDEVDAPLDESNVGRFIQLLEDFKAETQFIVITHNPRTMEAADWVYGVTMEEPGVSSIVGVELLGRWNAGDPQPVAT
- a CDS encoding SPOR domain-containing protein, with product MNDPESSRWTDPADLPPPIVYDPAGDAGPPFVSGELPSVVLLLVGDVDQDWAARTAIELSDAWASTGRKVVLADFHLESPVLQVELGGDGLEGVVDLFLYGASMARCTRDVPGREFKFIPTGTYTPDVEAVFRNPRWSKLIDGFKHSRATLVIFAPAGMGDLEALATRVDQALLLGMPRDPDQVASLTLGGATVHGVLVPPRGETVAAAAAMESEEMPQEETSFAEADAVSAPVEEADLPRSQQVEAEAEEVHLPPPPPRVPHPGHRIGVMLLWLLLAAAVITAIGYVVATVRPDLLPWATAPAETAQGSPAPIRAREVPRPLGEPLPYSVRVVAYGSFQEAYDRLRELRAQLPGVLYYITPEDVQGVTYYKVMAGALPSADAAAETRDVLVASGAIDAQQAAGDWSLVQELRYALLLGEMDTRGAANAAVDSLLTRQVPAYPLAVPYTDGGLRWYIYAGAFPDSAAAGTLSEQLRVVGLNPRLTPRFGSPASPEL